A window of the Streptomyces luomodiensis genome harbors these coding sequences:
- a CDS encoding SpoIIE family protein phosphatase encodes MITARAAATFEPVGRSVAAARTFVRDTLQGWGLTDIVDDAVVLTSELVTNAVVHAGTTADVVCIRADTGVRVEVADRYPEREVPLQSNGGHHFGHPDREGGRGLLLCAALAARWGVEYTATHKHVWFHLDFPDRPAGTRAAGPALPSSALPIADSRVRVGVVQVDSGGLISAWNEDAQALFGYPPEQVIGKPLTDLAAWPHTPGTSTGVAEALLLSRWEGSYGIRGADGRVSPVYASHLRVRDAEGEPSTVCLLVRDRERAVLQSQMRGAGGDTTDTAERGPATDAFEVFIGSPAPDDLDGLLQRTVERARDMLDGDAAYLLLATDDETELEVRASTGLPSARQRFARVPVEAGSGRYGSARMPAVHEDLSAVPGAVPLLVNTGMRSVVTVPLKVEGRLTGSLGVAAESPARYSNEEALRLQFAADRIALAVERARLTELERLRRGSLSFLVEASDLLAGTLDRDQTLALMAQMTVPTLASWCAVYTVADQASEPELSYVLHEDEDRIDGLKALLMKIDPPEQVPTGGARSWSGPYDAAHAAALRTSLRSLSLGDSARPSSGPGASLATASAVGGETVVLPLVARNRVIGMLVLGKPTDEHFRQENLELAEDLSRRAALALDNARLYSERTAISQSLQRSLLPPELPEVDGVEVEVIYRAAGEGNEVGGDFYDLFPIREGAYGFAIGDVCGTGPEAAAVTGLARHALRLLAREGFGGPAVLERLNAAILDEGARSRFLTLLYGELWPQHDGSAVLKVVCAGHPLPLRLRQDGSVEAAAEPQPLLGVMDDLELYEQTVTLDPGDVLLCVTDGVTERREGTRMLGDDGLVDVLTTCTGLTAGAVAARVLRAVERFAADPPSDDMAILAMRVPEPADS; translated from the coding sequence GTGATCACCGCGCGGGCAGCCGCCACCTTCGAACCGGTGGGACGCTCGGTCGCCGCCGCCCGCACCTTTGTCCGGGACACCCTTCAGGGGTGGGGCCTCACCGACATCGTGGACGACGCCGTCGTCCTCACCAGCGAACTTGTCACCAACGCGGTGGTGCACGCCGGTACCACCGCCGACGTGGTCTGCATCCGCGCCGACACCGGCGTACGCGTCGAGGTCGCCGACCGCTACCCCGAGCGCGAGGTCCCGCTCCAGAGCAACGGCGGCCACCACTTCGGGCACCCCGACCGCGAGGGCGGCCGCGGACTGCTGCTGTGCGCCGCGCTCGCCGCCCGCTGGGGCGTCGAGTACACCGCGACCCATAAGCACGTCTGGTTCCACCTCGACTTCCCCGACCGTCCGGCGGGCACCCGGGCCGCCGGGCCCGCCCTGCCCTCCAGCGCCCTGCCCATCGCCGACTCCCGGGTGCGGGTCGGCGTCGTCCAGGTCGACAGCGGCGGTCTGATCAGCGCCTGGAACGAGGACGCTCAGGCACTGTTCGGTTACCCACCGGAGCAGGTCATCGGCAAACCGCTGACCGATCTCGCGGCCTGGCCGCACACCCCCGGCACCAGCACCGGGGTCGCCGAGGCGCTGTTGCTCTCCCGCTGGGAGGGCTCGTACGGCATCCGCGGCGCCGACGGCCGGGTCTCCCCCGTCTACGCCTCCCATCTGCGCGTCCGCGACGCCGAGGGCGAGCCGTCCACCGTCTGTCTGCTGGTGCGCGACCGCGAGCGCGCCGTGCTGCAGAGCCAGATGCGCGGTGCGGGGGGCGACACCACCGACACGGCCGAGCGGGGCCCGGCCACCGACGCCTTCGAGGTCTTCATCGGCTCCCCGGCCCCCGACGACCTCGACGGGCTGCTCCAGCGCACCGTCGAGCGGGCCCGCGACATGCTCGACGGCGACGCCGCGTATCTGCTGCTGGCCACCGACGACGAAACCGAGTTGGAGGTCCGCGCCTCCACCGGGCTGCCCTCCGCCCGCCAGCGCTTCGCCCGCGTCCCCGTCGAAGCGGGCTCGGGGCGCTACGGCTCGGCCCGGATGCCCGCCGTCCACGAGGATCTGTCCGCGGTGCCCGGAGCCGTTCCGCTCTTGGTGAACACCGGGATGCGCTCCGTCGTCACCGTCCCGCTGAAGGTCGAGGGCCGGCTCACCGGCTCGCTCGGCGTGGCCGCCGAGTCCCCCGCCCGCTACAGCAATGAAGAGGCCCTGCGGCTCCAGTTCGCCGCCGACCGCATCGCCCTCGCCGTCGAGCGGGCCCGCCTCACCGAGCTGGAGCGGCTCCGCCGCGGCTCCCTGTCCTTCCTCGTCGAGGCGTCCGACCTCCTCGCGGGCACCCTGGACCGCGATCAGACGCTGGCCCTCATGGCCCAGATGACGGTGCCCACGCTGGCCAGTTGGTGCGCCGTCTATACGGTCGCCGACCAGGCATCCGAGCCCGAGCTGTCGTACGTGCTGCACGAGGACGAGGACCGCATCGACGGGCTCAAGGCCCTGCTGATGAAGATCGACCCGCCGGAGCAAGTCCCCACCGGCGGAGCCCGCAGCTGGTCCGGCCCCTATGACGCGGCCCACGCCGCCGCCCTGCGCACCTCGCTGCGCAGCCTCAGCCTCGGCGATTCCGCCCGTCCCTCCTCGGGCCCCGGCGCCTCGCTGGCGACCGCCTCCGCGGTCGGCGGGGAGACGGTCGTGCTGCCCCTGGTGGCCCGTAACCGCGTCATCGGCATGCTCGTCCTCGGCAAGCCCACCGACGAGCATTTCCGCCAGGAGAACCTGGAGCTCGCCGAGGACCTCTCCCGCCGGGCGGCGCTCGCGCTGGACAACGCGCGGCTCTACTCGGAGCGCACCGCCATCAGCCAGTCCCTGCAGCGCAGTCTGCTGCCGCCCGAACTGCCGGAGGTCGACGGGGTCGAGGTCGAGGTCATCTACCGCGCGGCGGGCGAGGGCAACGAGGTCGGCGGAGACTTCTACGATCTCTTCCCGATCCGCGAGGGGGCGTACGGCTTCGCCATCGGCGACGTCTGCGGCACCGGACCGGAGGCCGCCGCGGTCACCGGACTCGCCCGGCACGCCCTGCGGCTGCTCGCCCGCGAGGGCTTCGGGGGCCCCGCGGTCCTGGAGCGGCTCAACGCGGCCATCCTCGACGAGGGCGCCCGCAGCCGCTTCCTGACCCTCCTCTACGGGGAGTTGTGGCCGCAGCACGACGGCAGCGCGGTCCTCAAGGTCGTCTGCGCCGGGCACCCCCTGCCGCTCCGGCTGCGCCAGGACGGCAGCGTGGAGGCGGCGGCCGAGCCCCAGCCGCTGCTCGGCGTCATGGACGATCTGGAGCTGTACGAGCAGACGGTGACGCTCGACCCGGGAGACGTGCTGCTGTGCGTCACCGACGGCGTCACGGAGCGGCGTGAGGGCACCAGGATGCTCGGCGACGACGGCCTTGTCGACGTCCTGACGACCTGCACCGGCCTTACGGCGGGCGCGGTGGCCGCCCGGGTGCTGCGGGCGGTCGAGCGCTTCGCGGCGGACCCGCCGTCCGACGACATGGCGATCCTGGCCATGCGCGTCCCCGAGCCGGCCGACTCCTGA
- a CDS encoding DegT/DnrJ/EryC1/StrS family aminotransferase: protein MGTPTDELLHELTRTGVRPGDEVIVPSYGTPEAAEAVLLVGARPVFVDIDARTYCIDPAAVAEALTPRTAAVVAIHTFGHPADMAALTELGRRHGVLVIGHGAGCEPAGEILRRQANAAYLDGKLRGVLTPAVAPGVEHTYQQYVVRVPGNGRPDRDAFARTLRSRGVVCHVPVQTPAHRTARFRRDLWLVETERAADECLALPVDPTMSRRELQRVVSACNALGGLLQSAA from the coding sequence ATGGGGACTCCTACGGATGAGCTGCTGCATGAGTTGACCCGGACAGGTGTACGGCCGGGCGACGAGGTGATCGTGCCGTCCTACGGCACTCCCGAGGCCGCGGAAGCGGTGCTGCTGGTCGGCGCCAGGCCGGTGTTCGTGGACATCGACGCCCGTACCTACTGCATAGACCCGGCCGCGGTGGCCGAGGCGCTGACGCCCCGGACCGCGGCTGTCGTGGCCATTCACACCTTCGGCCACCCGGCGGACATGGCGGCCCTCACCGAGCTCGGCCGACGGCACGGCGTGCTGGTGATCGGCCACGGTGCGGGCTGCGAGCCCGCGGGGGAGATCCTGCGGCGGCAGGCGAACGCGGCGTACCTGGACGGGAAGCTGCGCGGTGTTCTCACGCCGGCGGTCGCGCCCGGAGTGGAGCACACCTATCAGCAGTACGTCGTCCGGGTCCCCGGCAATGGCCGGCCGGACCGGGACGCCTTCGCCCGTACGCTGCGTTCACGCGGCGTCGTATGCCATGTCCCCGTACAGACGCCCGCGCACCGTACCGCGCGCTTCCGGCGCGATCTGTGGCTCGTGGAGACCGAGCGGGCGGCCGATGAGTGCCTGGCGCTGCCCGTCGATCCGACCATGTCGAGGCGGGAGTTGCAGCGCGTGGTCTCGGCCTGCAACGCGCTGGGCGGGCTGCTCCAGTCAGCCGCCTGA
- a CDS encoding HAMP domain-containing protein → MESGAAARGTNTRAKGGRSRSNGTTEVETAALNRLLTAMTAMRDGNFRKRLTVSGEGVMSEIAAVFNEVADRNLQLTGELTRVRRVVGREGKLTERLETGACEGQWAAAIDASNALVDDLVRPVSEVGRVLSAVAEGDLEQRMDLRAQGADGSAHPLRGEFLKVGRTVNGLVDQLSAFTDEVTRVASEVGTEGKLGGQARVRGMSGSWKDLTESVNTMASRLTAQVRDIALVTTAVAKGDLSRKVTVHVSGEMLELKETVNTMVDQLSSFAAEVTRVAREVGTEGELGGQAQVPGVAGVWKDLTDSVNLMAGNLTAQVRGIAQVTTAVANGDLSQKVTVSARGEVAQLADTINTMTETLRTFADEVTRVASEVGAEGLLGGQAQVPGAAGTWKDLTDSVNTAFRNLTAQVRDIAQVTTAVANGDLSQKVTVDVAGEMLELKNTVNTMVDQLQSFGAEVTRVAREIGVEGELGGQAQVPGAAGTWKDLTDSVNTAFRNLTGQVRNIAQVTTAVANGDLSQKVTVDVSGEMLKLKNTVNTMVDQLSSFADQVTRMARDVGTEGRLGGQARVDGVSGVWKDLTDSVNSMAGNLTAQVRGIAQVTTAVARGDLSQKIDVDARGEILELKNTINTMVDQLSDFAEQVTRVAREVGTDGRLGGQAQVPGVAGVWRDLTDSVNGMAGNLTAQVRNIAQVATAVARGDLSQKIDVDARGEILELKNTLNTMVDQLSSFAEEVTRVAREVGTEGQLGGQAEVQGVSGTWKDLTQSVNSMANNLTSQVRSIAEVTTAVAKGDLSKKITVDAKGEILELVTTVNTMVDQLSSFAEQVTRVAREVGTEGQLGGQARVPGVTGIWKDLSNNVNLMANNLTIQVRNISQVSAAVANGDLTKKVTVEARGEVAALADTVNTMVTTLSSFADEVTRVAREVGTDGILGGQARVPGVSGTWKDLTESVNSMASNLTGQVRNIAMVTTAIAQGDLTKKIDIEARGEILELKTTINTMVDQLSSFADQVTRVAREVGTEGQLGGQARVRDVAGTWKDLTESVNEMAGNLTRQVRAIAEVATAVTRGDLNLKIDVDASGEIQVLQDHINTMIANLRETTLANKEQDWLKGNLARISGLMQGRRDLEDVARLIMSELTPVVSAQHGAFFLAVPPGEGTEVVADSTSDDGYELLLVGSYGYTHGSMPTRFKPGETLIGTVAEEKRPILVENVPPGYLKIASGLGEAAPAHVIVLPVLFEGQLLGVIELASFQPFAQIQKDFLNQIAEMIGTSVNTISVNTKTEVLLKQSQELTEQLRERSAELENRQKALQASNAELEEKSERLARQNRDIEVKNTEIEEARQVLEERAEQLAVSMRYKSEFLANMSHELRTPLNSLLILAKLLADNADGNLSPKQVEFAETIHGAGSDLLQLINDILDLSKVEAGKMDVSPTRIALVQLVDYVEATFRPLTAEKGLDFSVRVSPELPATLHTDEQRLLQVLRNLLSNAVKFTDSGAVELVIRPAGADVPHAIREQLLEHGALRDADAEMIAFSVTDTGIGIAASKMRVIFEAFKQADGTTSRKYGGTGLGLSISREIARLLGGEIHAASEPGRGSTFTLYLPLHPSELPPQGYPQLAPSSSDSGRLALEALPSGAEETAEDGAEAEEDAAPAPRARGGSGLSRRRQRAEQEAAQAEVQQSPPEAEPSRRSAGRRPGRQAQAPEPWLLGGQDLVAPEPAGGFHGEKVLIVDDDIRNVFALTSVLEQHGLQVLYAENGREGIEVLEQHDDVVLVLMDIMMPEMDGYATTAAIRRMPQFAGLPIIALTAKAMKGDREKSIEAGASDYVTKPVDTDHLLTVMEQWMSGE, encoded by the coding sequence GTGGAGTCTGGCGCAGCGGCGCGGGGCACGAATACGCGCGCGAAAGGCGGACGGTCCCGGAGCAATGGGACGACTGAAGTGGAGACGGCGGCCCTGAACCGGCTGCTGACCGCGATGACGGCCATGCGGGACGGGAACTTCCGCAAGCGGCTGACGGTCTCGGGCGAGGGCGTCATGTCCGAGATCGCGGCCGTTTTCAACGAGGTCGCGGATCGCAATCTGCAACTTACCGGCGAGCTGACCCGGGTACGGCGGGTGGTCGGCCGGGAGGGCAAGCTCACCGAGCGGCTGGAGACCGGCGCCTGTGAGGGGCAGTGGGCGGCGGCCATCGATGCCTCCAACGCCCTGGTGGACGATCTTGTGCGGCCGGTGTCCGAGGTGGGCCGGGTGCTGTCGGCGGTCGCCGAGGGCGACCTGGAGCAGCGCATGGACCTGCGGGCACAGGGCGCCGACGGGTCGGCGCATCCGCTGCGCGGTGAGTTCCTGAAGGTGGGGCGCACCGTCAACGGCCTGGTGGACCAGCTCTCGGCGTTCACCGATGAGGTGACGCGGGTCGCGAGCGAGGTCGGCACCGAGGGCAAGCTGGGTGGCCAGGCCCGAGTGCGCGGAATGTCGGGTTCGTGGAAGGACCTGACGGAGTCCGTCAACACGATGGCCTCCCGGCTCACCGCTCAGGTGCGTGATATCGCTCTCGTGACCACGGCGGTGGCGAAGGGTGATCTGTCCCGGAAGGTCACGGTTCATGTGTCCGGGGAGATGCTCGAGCTGAAGGAAACCGTCAACACGATGGTGGACCAGCTCTCCTCGTTCGCCGCCGAGGTGACCAGAGTCGCCCGTGAGGTGGGCACCGAGGGCGAGCTCGGCGGTCAGGCGCAGGTGCCGGGCGTCGCGGGGGTCTGGAAGGACCTCACCGACTCCGTCAACCTGATGGCCGGGAACCTGACCGCTCAGGTGCGCGGTATCGCCCAGGTGACCACGGCGGTCGCCAATGGCGATCTGTCGCAGAAGGTGACGGTGAGCGCACGCGGCGAGGTCGCGCAGCTGGCTGACACGATCAACACCATGACCGAGACGCTGCGCACCTTCGCCGACGAGGTCACGCGGGTGGCCAGCGAGGTCGGCGCCGAGGGGCTGCTGGGCGGTCAGGCGCAGGTGCCGGGTGCGGCGGGGACGTGGAAGGATCTCACCGATTCGGTGAACACCGCGTTCCGGAACCTCACCGCTCAGGTGCGGGACATCGCCCAGGTGACCACGGCGGTGGCGAACGGTGATCTGTCGCAGAAGGTCACCGTGGACGTGGCCGGGGAGATGCTGGAGCTGAAGAACACCGTCAACACGATGGTGGACCAGCTTCAGTCCTTCGGCGCCGAGGTGACGCGGGTGGCCCGGGAGATCGGCGTCGAGGGCGAGCTGGGCGGTCAGGCGCAGGTGCCGGGTGCGGCGGGGACGTGGAAGGATCTCACCGATTCGGTGAACACCGCGTTCCGGAACCTCACCGGACAGGTGCGCAACATCGCCCAGGTGACCACGGCGGTGGCGAACGGCGATCTGTCGCAGAAGGTCACTGTCGATGTCTCCGGTGAGATGCTCAAGCTGAAGAACACCGTGAACACCATGGTGGACCAGCTGTCCTCGTTCGCCGACCAGGTCACCAGGATGGCGCGGGACGTGGGCACCGAGGGCCGGCTGGGCGGCCAGGCCCGGGTGGACGGGGTCAGCGGGGTCTGGAAGGACCTCACCGACTCCGTCAACTCGATGGCGGGGAATCTGACCGCTCAGGTGCGGGGTATCGCCCAGGTGACGACGGCGGTCGCGCGTGGCGATCTGTCGCAGAAGATCGACGTCGATGCGCGCGGCGAGATCCTGGAGCTGAAGAACACCATCAACACGATGGTCGACCAGCTCTCCGACTTCGCCGAGCAGGTGACCCGGGTCGCCCGCGAGGTGGGTACGGACGGCCGGCTGGGCGGTCAGGCGCAGGTGCCCGGTGTGGCCGGTGTGTGGCGCGATCTGACCGACTCGGTGAACGGCATGGCGGGCAATCTGACCGCTCAGGTGCGCAATATCGCGCAGGTCGCCACGGCGGTCGCGCGCGGTGACCTCTCGCAGAAGATCGACGTCGATGCGCGCGGCGAGATCCTGGAGCTGAAGAACACCCTGAACACGATGGTGGACCAGCTGTCGTCGTTCGCGGAGGAGGTCACCAGGGTCGCCCGTGAGGTGGGCACCGAGGGCCAGTTGGGCGGCCAGGCCGAGGTACAGGGCGTCTCCGGGACGTGGAAGGACCTCACCCAGTCCGTCAACAGCATGGCCAACAACCTGACGTCCCAGGTGCGTTCCATCGCCGAGGTGACGACGGCGGTCGCCAAGGGCGACCTGTCGAAGAAGATCACCGTCGATGCCAAGGGCGAGATCCTGGAGCTGGTCACCACCGTGAACACGATGGTGGACCAGCTGTCGTCGTTCGCCGAGCAGGTGACCCGGGTGGCCCGTGAGGTGGGCACCGAGGGGCAGTTGGGCGGTCAGGCGCGGGTTCCGGGTGTGACCGGCATCTGGAAGGACCTGAGCAACAACGTCAACCTGATGGCCAACAACCTGACCATTCAGGTGCGGAACATTTCGCAGGTCTCGGCCGCGGTCGCCAACGGCGATCTGACGAAGAAGGTCACGGTCGAGGCGCGCGGCGAGGTCGCGGCCCTGGCCGACACCGTCAACACGATGGTGACGACGTTGTCCTCGTTCGCCGACGAGGTCACGCGGGTGGCCCGCGAGGTGGGCACGGACGGCATCCTGGGCGGTCAGGCCCGGGTGCCCGGCGTCTCGGGGACGTGGAAGGACCTCACCGAGTCCGTGAACTCGATGGCGTCCAACCTGACCGGACAGGTCCGCAACATCGCGATGGTCACCACGGCGATCGCCCAGGGTGATCTGACCAAGAAGATCGACATCGAGGCGCGGGGCGAGATCCTCGAGCTCAAGACCACGATCAACACGATGGTGGACCAGCTCTCGTCGTTCGCCGACCAGGTGACCCGGGTGGCCCGTGAGGTGGGCACCGAAGGGCAGCTGGGCGGCCAGGCTCGGGTGCGGGACGTGGCCGGCACCTGGAAGGACCTGACCGAGTCGGTGAACGAGATGGCCGGCAACCTGACCCGTCAGGTGCGCGCCATCGCCGAGGTCGCCACCGCGGTGACCCGCGGTGATCTCAACCTCAAGATCGACGTGGACGCCTCGGGCGAGATCCAGGTCCTCCAGGACCACATCAACACCATGATCGCCAACCTGCGCGAGACGACGCTCGCCAACAAGGAGCAGGACTGGCTCAAGGGCAACCTCGCCCGGATCTCCGGTCTCATGCAGGGCCGTCGCGACCTCGAGGACGTCGCCCGGCTGATCATGAGCGAGCTGACCCCGGTGGTCTCCGCCCAGCACGGCGCGTTCTTCCTGGCCGTACCGCCCGGTGAGGGCACCGAGGTGGTCGCGGACAGCACCTCCGACGACGGCTACGAACTGCTCCTGGTCGGTTCCTACGGCTACACCCACGGCTCGATGCCCACGCGCTTCAAGCCCGGGGAGACGCTGATCGGCACGGTCGCCGAGGAGAAGCGCCCGATTCTGGTGGAGAACGTGCCACCGGGATATCTCAAGATCGCCTCGGGGCTCGGCGAGGCGGCCCCGGCCCATGTGATCGTCCTGCCGGTGCTCTTCGAGGGGCAGCTGCTGGGCGTGATCGAGCTGGCCTCGTTCCAGCCCTTCGCCCAGATCCAGAAGGACTTCCTCAACCAGATCGCCGAGATGATCGGCACCAGCGTCAACACCATCAGCGTCAACACCAAGACCGAGGTGCTGCTGAAGCAGTCGCAGGAGCTGACCGAGCAGCTGCGGGAGCGGTCTGCCGAGCTGGAGAACCGGCAGAAGGCGCTCCAGGCGTCCAACGCGGAGCTGGAGGAGAAGTCCGAGCGGCTGGCCCGGCAGAACCGCGACATCGAGGTCAAGAACACCGAGATCGAGGAAGCCCGGCAGGTGCTGGAGGAGCGCGCCGAGCAGCTCGCCGTCTCGATGCGTTACAAGAGCGAGTTCCTGGCGAACATGTCGCATGAGCTGCGCACACCGCTGAACTCCCTGCTGATCCTCGCCAAGCTGCTCGCCGACAACGCCGACGGCAACCTTTCGCCGAAGCAGGTGGAGTTCGCCGAGACGATCCACGGCGCGGGCTCGGACCTTCTTCAGCTGATCAACGACATCCTGGACCTGTCGAAGGTCGAGGCGGGCAAGATGGACGTCAGCCCGACCCGTATCGCCCTGGTCCAGCTGGTCGACTACGTGGAGGCCACCTTCCGGCCGCTGACCGCCGAGAAGGGCCTGGACTTCTCCGTAAGGGTCTCGCCGGAGCTCCCGGCGACCCTGCACACCGATGAGCAGCGGCTGCTCCAGGTGCTGCGCAATCTGCTGTCCAACGCGGTGAAGTTCACCGACAGCGGCGCCGTGGAGCTGGTCATCCGCCCGGCCGGCGCGGATGTGCCCCACGCCATCCGGGAACAGCTGCTGGAGCACGGTGCCTTGCGCGACGCGGACGCCGAGATGATCGCCTTCTCGGTCACCGACACCGGTATCGGCATCGCGGCGAGCAAGATGCGGGTGATCTTCGAGGCGTTCAAGCAGGCCGACGGCACCACCAGCCGGAAGTACGGCGGCACCGGACTCGGCCTGTCCATCAGCCGGGAGATCGCCCGGCTGCTGGGCGGCGAGATCCACGCGGCCAGCGAACCGGGCCGCGGCTCGACGTTCACGCTCTACCTGCCGCTGCACCCCAGTGAGCTGCCGCCCCAGGGCTACCCGCAGCTCGCGCCGAGCAGCTCGGACTCCGGTCGGCTGGCGCTCGAGGCGCTCCCCAGCGGCGCGGAGGAGACCGCGGAGGACGGTGCCGAGGCGGAGGAGGACGCAGCCCCGGCGCCGCGCGCACGCGGCGGCTCCGGGCTGTCCCGGCGGCGTCAGCGGGCCGAGCAGGAGGCGGCACAGGCCGAGGTGCAGCAGTCCCCGCCGGAGGCGGAGCCGAGCCGTCGGTCGGCCGGCCGCCGACCGGGACGGCAGGCGCAGGCCCCCGAGCCGTGGCTGCTGGGCGGCCAGGACCTGGTGGCCCCGGAGCCGGCGGGCGGCTTCCACGGCGAGAAGGTGCTGATCGTCGACGACGACATCCGTAATGTCTTCGCGCTGACCAGCGTGCTGGAGCAGCACGGGCTGCAGGTCCTGTACGCGGAGAACGGCCGGGAGGGCATCGAGGTCCTGGAGCAGCACGACGACGTCGTGCTCGTCCTGATGGACATCATGATGCCGGAGATGGACGGCTACGCCACGACGGCCGCGATCCGCAGGATGCCCCAGTTCGCCGGGCTGCCGATCATCGCCCTCACCGCGAAGGCGATGAAGGGCGACCGGGAGAAGAGCATCGAAGCGGGCGCGTCGGACTACGTCACCAAGCCGGTCGACACCGATCATCTCCTTACGGTGATGGAGCAGTGGATGTCGGGGGAGTGA